The Heptranchias perlo isolate sHepPer1 unplaced genomic scaffold, sHepPer1.hap1 HAP1_SCAFFOLD_44, whole genome shotgun sequence genome includes a window with the following:
- the LOC137312909 gene encoding probable G-protein coupled receptor 139, which produces MRCQPFAKVMDIYSRLENNLGHEGEDSFAVVHVGANDTANVMTIVMLSRGKCGLSKCVTRYLVAMAVADLLVIINDVILFRIKEYYFPNNFLFLTPVCSFQTALNHALSDISVWLTVAFTFDRFITICYQKLRTKYCTEKTAAVIIGTLCPLFCSKNIPWYFAFEPYFILDNVHWICRVKPDCYTSAAWVAFAWIHRCFTPLLPVFLILLLNSVTVGNILAASRVRRRLRGSKCDANHNDPEMENRRKSIILLFAISANFILLWMTYVLFSLSMQITNRYYSTGFNDPMFIADQTSYMLLLLSCCTNTFIYAVTQTKFREELKNGVKYPLKLIFKLVKRGQ; this is translated from the exons ATGCGTTGCCAACCGTTTGCCAAGGTTATGGATATCTACTCGCGGCTGGAGAATAACTTggggcatgagggggaggattcatttgccgtggtccatgtaggagccaacgacacag CTAACGTGATGACGATTGTTAtgctgtcccgaggaaagtgcggtctctctaaATGTGTAAcccgctacctggtggccatggcagtggCGGATCTATTGGTCATTATCAATGACGTAATATTGTTTCGGATTAAGGAGTATTATTTCCCGAATAACTTCCTGTTCCTCACCCCTGTGTGCTCTTTCCAAACTGCCCTTAACCATGCTCTCTCAGACATTTCTGTCTGGTTAACAGTCGCTTTCACTTTTGATCGTTTTATAACCATTTGTTACCAGAAGCTGaggactaaatattgcaccgagaaaactgcaGCCGTGATTATAGGAACTTTGTGCCCGCTGTTCTGTTCAAAAAACATCCCCTGGTACTTTGCATTTGAACCTTACTTTATATTGGACAACGTACACTGGATCTGTCGTGTAAAACCAGATTGTTATACTTCAGCTGCATGGGTAGCATTTGCATGGATTCACCGCTGTTTCACTCCACTGCTCCCAGTATTCCTGATATTGCTGCTCAATTCTGTGACTGTCGGAAACATTCTGGctgccagtagagtccgcaggagGCTTAGGGGCAGCAAATGTGATGCGAATCACAATGATccggagatggagaaccgaagaaaGTCCATCATTTTATTGTTTGCGATATCCGCCAATTTCATACTGCTATGGATGACGTATGTTTTATTTTCCCTATCAATGCAAATTACAAACCGTTATTATTCCACAGGTTTCAATGACCCGATGTTTATCGCAGATCAAACCAGCTACATGCTCCTGCTTTTGAGCTGCTGCACAAACacgtttatttatgcagtgacccagactaaattcagagaggagctgaagaatggagtgaaatatcctctcaaattaatatttaaattagtTAAACGAGGACAATAG